In Oenanthe melanoleuca isolate GR-GAL-2019-014 chromosome 9, OMel1.0, whole genome shotgun sequence, the following are encoded in one genomic region:
- the NME9 gene encoding thioredoxin domain-containing protein 6 isoform X3, whose product MAAKKKEVVLQINITSQELWEEVLCLKGLIVVDVFQAWCGPCKPVVNLFKKIRNEVGSNLLHFAVAEVDSIDALEKYRGQCEPVFLFYTGGELVAVVRGANAPLLQKTILKYLAGERKGLHGREPVVVPDRAFSREQGSTAPLQEEQREGLTG is encoded by the exons ATTAACATTACTAGCCAGGAGCTTTGGGAAGAAGTGCTCTGTCTCAAAGGACTCATTG TTGTCGATGTGTTTCAAGCCTGGTGTGGCCCATGCAAACCAGTAGTGAATCTGTTCAAAAAAATCAGGAACGAAGTTGGCAGTAATCTCCTGCATTTTGCTGTG GCTGAAGTTGATTCCATTGATGCTCTGGAAAAATACAGAGGACAATGTGAGCCTGTCTTTCTCTTTTATACA GGAGGAGAATTAGTGGCTGTTGTAAGAGGAGCAAATGCACCATTGCTGCAGAAGACCATCCTGAAATACCTGGCAGGGGAAAGGAAGGGTTTACATGGAAGAGAGCCTGTGGTG GTGCCAGACAGAGCCTTCTCCAGAGAGCAGGGAAGCACAGCTCCCCTTCAGGAGGAACAACGGGAAGGACTAACAG GCTGA